The following DNA comes from Bos indicus x Bos taurus breed Angus x Brahman F1 hybrid chromosome 5, Bos_hybrid_MaternalHap_v2.0, whole genome shotgun sequence.
cataagctggaatcaagactgccgggagaaatattaataacctcagatacccagatgacactacccttatagcagaaagtgaagaagaactaaaaagcctcttcaagaaagtgaaagaggagagtgaaaaagttggcttaaagctcaacattcagaaaatgaagatcatggcatctgatcccatcacttcatgggaagtagatggggaaacagtggaaacagtgtcagactttattttggggggctccaaaaccactgcaaatggtgattgcagccatgaaattaaagacgcttactccttggaaggaaagttatgaccaacccagatagcatattcaaaatcagagacattgctttgccaacaaaggtccgtctaatcaaggctacggtttttctagtggtcatgtatggatgcgtgagttggactgtgaagacagctgagcgccaaagaattgatgtttttgaactgtggtgttggagaacactcttgagagtcccttggactgcaaggagatccaaccagtccattctgaaggagatcagccctgggatttctttggagggaatgatgctgaagctgaaactccagtactttggccacctcatgcaatgagttgactcattggaaaagactctgatgctgggaggattgggggcaggaggagaagggaacgacagaggatgagatggctggatggcatcactgactcgatggacatgggtttgggtgaactctgggagttggtgatagacacggaagcctggcttgctgcaatggggttataaagagtcacacgtgactgagcgactgaactgactgaagtggtttctgatgggaagggagttagggggagaatggatacatgtatgtgtatggctgagttccttcactgttcacctgtaactatcacagcactgttaatcaactaaTCCTCAATACAAATAGAAAGTTCATAGTGTGAAAAAAGTGCCCTCCACTACATAATAGCTAGGGACCCTGAGTGAGGATCAGGGTGGGTGGGCTGGGTGTCCCGGGACTCACCTCCTGGCCAGGTAGCCCCAGCAGCAGGCCTGGAAGCCGATGATGACATCTGTGATCTTCAggtcctgctcctcctccaggtgggCCAGCACGCCAGCCCGGAAGAAGACCTTGCTCTGGCCCATGCGGTACAGGTTGCTCTCAAGCTTCAGGGCTTCGATCCAGAGGAGGAGAGCTGGCTGCTGACCATGGGGCACCCCATCCACCACAGAGCTGTGGAGCAAGGCCAAGGCCAGGGAAGGGGCCTGGAGCCTGGGTTGGCCCTGCTGCTCTGTGGGCAGCCTCCTCCTGGTGCAGGGAGAGTGGGGCTGTGGGGACATAGGAGAGGGCATGTGGGAGTGAGCAGGGGACAGGTAATGAGTAAAAGCCGCAGAGAAATACAGAACCTCGGCCCTTTAGGGACCTACATGCTGGAGTCTGTGCCCACATGCATTTCTAACAAAGGTGGCAGTAGATACTAGGACTTAGGAGGCATTACCTTAGGtaactatggaaacagtgtccttgtttgtttatttgacgtccctgggtcttcgttgctgtggggacaggggctgctttctctagtttcagcgagTGCGCTACTCTTCGTtgagtacatgggcttctcattgcagtggcttctctttttgcagagcacgggctctagggagcaggctcagtggttgtggtgcacaggcttagttgctcccagcatgttggatcttcctggaccagggaacaatcccgtgtcccctgcattggcaggcggcttctttaccactgtaccagggaagtcccaaaaggttTCTTTTGAAAAAGGTACTGTAAAGTCAAGCCTGGCTTCAACGTCCTTCAGAAGCACAGGAGCTAAGCAGGGGTGGCTGAGCAGTGTGGGGCCATGTGCCGGGTGACGGGCAACACCACAGGTGGCTTGAGAGCCTCACTGGGACAGTACAAGGTGCTCCTCACCAATTGTCCTTGTCACAGAGGCTGGGTCCAGACCAGCTCCACAGGCATCTGAATGTAACCAGTTGTTAGATATTCTGCGTCAGCAGCACAACTTCCTGAGATAACCGGTGGATTCTAAGTATGGACCCTGCAGACTCAAGACACCCCTGTTCTCTTCGGTCTAAGCCCCAGGAACAAGGCAGCTGGAGGCCTTGTGCCGCTTGTTATGAAGGCAGCTCTGTGAACTTCAAGGCATTTGTGAGAACTAGGAGCAGCAGCTTAAAACCAGCAAACTCAGGGCCAAGCGAGGAGCTAGAAGCCTCCAAAACAGGCCCTGCCAGAAGGGACTCAGGTCCTGGGTGGCGGGACAGACCTGTGCCCATCTCTCCCCACATTGGGAAGCACAGCAAGTGATGACAGACAGCCCCGTGGTCTGGGCTCCAAGGAGGTGGGTCCACCACCCTGGGCCCAGGATGAGCTATTACAGAAACACCACATGCTTGCTTCAATTCCTCCTGAAACAGGACACCCTGTATCCTCCTGACCAATCAGCTCAACATGGATCCAGGGAAGAGGCTTCAGGCACCCAGAGGCCCCACCCAggatggtgcttcccaggtgggggcTGTGGCCACATTCCTGGACCCTGGGCCCAGCTTCCTCCTGTTCTCTGTTGGGGTGACAAGCACGTGCTCTCAGAGGGGCAGTGAGGTCTTGATAAGGACCCAGGTGACAGTGCTGACACAGCAATGGTCCAGCCCAGGCTCCACAGGGGTGATTTCCCCGCAGGAAAGAGGAACAGGAAGTGGGATCCCAGTGAAGATTGGTATCAGGGGAGCAGTGCTCCTGAGGTCCTGGGGTTACTGCACCTCCCTGTTGCTGCACATGTTTAACATACATGAAGAGTACTGGGAAAGGAGCCCACAGAGCAGAAGCACTGGCGTCGCGCTGGGGCCCTTCACCCCTGACATCCCTGCAACACGCAGCAGGGAGAGGAGGTTCATGTTTGTCTCCAGCTGGGGAAGTGGCCGGTGCACTTACTGTTGTGTGTGGGATGTTGGACCCAGAACAGCATGAGGAGAGTCGTTTCCATTGGTCTGAGAAGAGGGCACGTGTGCATCCAGGAAGCACTCAATCTGGAGTCTCTCTTCCTGAGCCTCTCCCCCCAGGGTTCGGGTCCCTGTTAACCATTCATCTTCCTCATCCTTCAGCCTGACCTATTGGTCCAAGAATATAGTCCTCAGACCCAAGCGCCTCTGTCTCCTGGGAACCTGACACTGAGATTCCAGGGCCTTGGCCCTAAGCTCCCTGCTGGAAGGGGCCTCTGGGGACAGACTGTGAGCTCCTGCAGGGGGACCTGCCCTACTTTCCGTCCTTCCTGAACTGTGCAGGTTTGGGGGCTTCTTTCCATCCTCTGACCTGGCCTGCATCCCTCCAGTGCACGCTCTTCTGTGCTCACTTACCAAACTCAGTTTCTGTTGCTCAGAACCACAGGGATCTCAGCTGACACAGGGGTCACTGTGGAATTGCATCATCTGCACATTGAGCTGAATAGGGTCCAGCTCTAAGGGTTCAGGGGGACGTGCGGATGGACACTGAATGGTTTTGTATCCAGTGCTTGGAACCCTGCCCAGGAGCAGTCCGTGCAGGATTTGAATTCCCCAGGAACTTACAAAGAATTAAAGAAGGAATGAAACTCATGATTCGGGAATCAGACAGATGCTGACCATGACTGCTGACATCTTCAGGAAGGAATGGAAGGGCCGACTGAAGCCTCAGAAAAACACGGGCTGAGAGGGAGTCAGAGGCACTGAGGAAAGTCTTCCGAGGGAGGTTTGGACAAAAGTGTGGAGAaggctctgcagcacgtggggagGGACTTAGGAGACATCCTGGAATCATTTCCAGGTTCCAGGTCTCTGGCTtcctgccctgggctccaggtTTGGGAGACTGTTAGGTGCTCACATGCTCCACACATGGAAACACAGAGAGTCGGTGCCCCGTGCAGCAGGCCCGTGGGGGTAAGAGCAATACCCAGATGCTCCCCTTTTCTCCCCGGAGACGAGGAGCATGAGGCATCCCATGAAGGCTCCTCAGAAGGTCCAGGCAGGTGCAATCCCAGATGGGTGACCCGATCAGAACATGGCGTTGGATGGactttccttccctcctgcccACTTTCCACAGCTCTCAGTCCTGCCCCTGGGGATGGAGTGAGCCTGGCGACCATCTCTGCCCTTGGGGACAACAGGCTCCAGCAGGATAGGTTGCAGCGAGGCTTTGAGCATCTGTGCTCAGAGTCATGGGCAGCCGTGGAGGAAGGGAAGCTGGTAGGGCTAAGATCAATATTCTTAAGAGTCATTCTAGCCCCATGTGGGGAATAGACAGGTGATGCAGGGCACTGCCCCAGGGTAAACACAACGAGAAAGTTCTGGAAGCTCCTCCAGGAGTCCTGGTGAAACGTGAAGGCAGCCTGGGAGAGGCGTGTGCTGTCTGTCCTTGCCCCTCTGTTTACGGCTGACGCCCCCCCAACACCTGCACACAAGCCCTCGGCTCTCAGTCACCCTCAGGTGCCCCGTGTTCATCCTGGTCcccggggctggaggaggagcatCCCCATGCTCAGCCCATCACACAACACGGGCTCCCCTGGGCGTCCCATGGGGCCTGGGGGCTCCAGGGTCTGAGGGAAATGACTGGCTGCGAGCCCAGCGTGCAGGCAGGAGGAGCCATGGAGGACATGCTCCTTGAGACCCTGGGAGACAGGCTCACGGGGAAGGAGCTCAGGCATCTGGACCCAGGTGAGCCCATCAGTCAACACAAGGAAGCCTCAGTGAATCAGTGCTATATATTGAAATAAAGTCTAGAGAACACAAGGTGAGGAGATCCGGTGTTAGTCGTCAGTCGTGTCACGCTCTTcttgaccttatggactgtagcctgccagactcctttctccatggactatttccaggcaaaaatattggagtggattgccatttccttctctagggatattccaaacccaggaatcgcacacacatctcctgtattggcaggcggattctttaccactgagtcacctgggaagcccgtggaaAAGCacggagtttccttaaaaaactaaatatagagttATCTTATGAGTCAGGACTTCTGGGAACGACAAAAGCTCTAATTCAAAAAGTAACacgcactccaatgttcatagcagcactatgtataatagcatggaagcaacctaagtgtccatcaacagagaaaaaagatGCGAAATAACtggaatactacccagccataaaagaataaaacaatgttGTTTTCAGCTGCTTGGATTGACATGTAGATTATtataaatgaagtaaatcagtcagagaaagacaaatattgtgtgatcTCAATTATGTGTGGAATTTAAAACGtagcacaaatgaacttatttacaaaacagaaacagactcacagacaaagaaaacaaacttttggtaCAAAAtaggaaaggggaggaagggTAAATAGGAATGTGTGATTAACAGATGCACATCACCCtacataaaatagatgaacaatagggatttactgtatagcacacaaaACCACATGTATAATCAATACatttggctgtacagcagaaacccacacgatactgtaagtcaactacacttcgataaaaacaaacaaacaaaagaagtcCCTGCCTAATTAATAAAAACCTGCTGGAATCGAAGGTGAGTTGATGCTGGAGACATAGGGCTAGAGAACACCACCAGGGGAGACTGTACTCGCTGGGAATTCACACCCTGAGGAGGGCGATAGAGGAGCCCTGGCTACTTCTACTGGATCCCAACACTCCTCACTCTAACTTTCTCTCATTTTCAACCCTTTTGTATTCCTGGCCTTCCACAGCTAGTTCCACCTGCCTTTGCCTTTATTCTGCCCCCAGTGTGTTCTTTAGTCCAAAATAAGTggtttctcccctcccctcactcttTAGCCCCCCTCCTCCCTTAGTCCAGGCTCCAGGCTCTTTCTTTGCCCTCATCTGCCACCTGCATCCATCCCTCCCTTGCTGTGCTCAGCTTCGGAAATGCCAAATTGCTAACACCCAGGACCATCAAtgctgtctccctccttttctcctctaACAAGCTGCCTCTGAGACACCCAGCAAATGTCCCAGGTCCCTGTACTACTCTGGGGTTGAGGGAATCGAGCCCTCTTGCCAGATTCTCATGGATCTCAGTGACAAACTCCAATGTGCTTTCCAACTCCTGGGCCTGCTGCCTCAGCTTTTCAGCTGACTCTGCCTTTGCTCCATCATGTAAATGTATTGACTCTTTGACCAGGAAGCCCACATCAATCACAAGGCCAATACTTGACATGACTATGCCAGCGATCCGGGCCCCTTTGGCCATTGTTAAAGCCACGCCACCAAAAGTTTTCGGCACCTGAATGCTGCCACGAATGAAGGTTCTCCCATTGGTTATGAAGAACTTGACTTGGGCTGTTAAGGCAGGGCTTCCTTTGATCACCTTGATGAATTTGAGGCTCTCTCCAATGATTTTTAGGGAACTGATGAATAATTTCTTTGCAAGATTAATATGAACTTTGCTTTTATGAAGTACATCCTCGATTACTTTCCATCTCTTCAGGTCACGGGACAGCAGTTGATTGGTTTTGGTTTCTGCTGATGACGTGTTTACACGTTCCACGATGCTGGTGGACACATTGGTCACAGTAGCCGCTATGCCCAGCCCTAACCCAGTGGCCAAGAGAGGCAGAGTGGCCCCCATTGTCAGAGGTGCCAGAGCCAGGCCAACGATGCTGAGGATGCCAGACACAGCACCAGTGGAGTGGGCCACCACCTTGGAAATCGTGCAGTCCTTGTGTACCTTGTCAACGTTGTCTGCAAAAGCATGGatcttttctgtgtctttctccAGGGCCTGTTTCATCATAGCAATCTCCTCCAAAAGCCTCTTTCTGTCCAGCTGGTCTTGTTGGAGTGTGTCTGGGGCCTTTACACTCAAGTTTGTTTTCAGCCTGTTCAGATACTCATATAGTGCCTTTGCCTCCTCCCTGTAATAATGAAGGTCAAGGAATTAAGACAATTTGTTTGTCTGTAAAAATAGGCTGGGAAGgttctattctgttttatttgagCAGAAACCCCTTCATTCGTGGACCTTAATGTATAATGAGGAGTCAATCTGCTCTTAGCCCTTGATCCTGGGAAGTGGGCTCTAAGCCCCTAGAATATTCTGGCTGATAGGAGTGTCCTCATCTCCTCGGGCCTTTGGCCACTAGACAAACAGAAAATGTGACTTTCGTGGTGGGGCCTCTGGGTCACGTGGTATCAGTTCTGACCTCTGGAGGAGCTGGACTCCAGGGCATTAGTCTGACCGCCGGGAGGAGCTGGAGACCACAAGTTAGGATAGTTTGTTTTTAGTGGGTGAGATTCCATGGCAGACAGAGCCCTGTGTGTCCTGCCACACACTGAATCCAAGGCTGGAAAGCATCCTGGGGACACGGAACCTTTGTGTGTGAAACCCACCAGACTTTCCCCGTGGCTGAAACTGCATCCTTTCCCGTAATAAACCATAACTGGGATGACGACATCTTCAGTGAGCTCTGAGAATCCTTCTAGGAAATTCTCAAACCTGAGGGTGATTATGGGAACCCCCAAACATGCTACTGGTGTTAAATGTAAAGACAGTCCTGGGGACTGTGTGCTCAGATCTTGCAGGTTGGCTAACTCTgcatacttagaaaaaaaaaaaaaaaaacaccaaagtcAAAGGTAGAAGGCACCTTAAAGATCATTTTGCCTGGCATCTGCTCTCTTCCAAGGCTTGTGCCCTTGATCTTTCCATTGAATAGTCACTGGGTCCATCCACTTCCCCACCTAACAGGGAAGCAGGAGATGTGCTGTGAGCCCTGGTTCCCTTGGACTCTCCAACTCACCTCACTGACTCCTGACCCATCACCCAGCATCCTTGACCTCTTGGATGTTACATGTTAGCTGGTAAACATGCCTGCACCCCAAGGCCATGTGCAACTTTATAGACCCTCTCCAAGACTCAAGAGACTTGAGGAATCACGCATCTGAATTGTTAATCCTGAAGAGACCGGCACTTGTACAGCTGGTGGTGGAACTGTTCTCCTCCTCAATGGGGATGCATGAGGCCCCTCAGAATCCATCAAACGGCAC
Coding sequences within:
- the LOC113892669 gene encoding apolipoprotein L3-like isoform X1, producing the protein MGEPKGHLQDPAAAIMSSIDLFYCSESETVFQVVVEHSQVTEKKLMVLLRNWKIFVVKASIPREEAKALYEYLNRLKTNLSVKAPDTLQQDQLDRKRLLEEIAMMKQALEKDTEKIHAFADNVDKVHKDCTISKVVAHSTGAVSGILSIVGLALAPLTMGATLPLLATGLGLGIAATVTNVSTSIVERVNTSSAETKTNQLLSRDLKRWKVIEDVLHKSKVHINLAKKLFISSLKIIGESLKFIKVIKGSPALTAQVKFFITNGRTFIRGSIQVPKTFGGVALTMAKGARIAGIVMSSIGLVIDVGFLVKESIHLHDGAKAESAEKLRQQAQELESTLEFVTEIHENLARGLDSLNPRVVQGPGTFAGCLRGSLLEEKRRETALMVLGVSNLAFPKLSTAREGWMQVADEGKERAWSLD
- the LOC113892669 gene encoding apolipoprotein L3-like isoform X2, with amino-acid sequence MVLLRNWKIFVVKASIPREEAKALYEYLNRLKTNLSVKAPDTLQQDQLDRKRLLEEIAMMKQALEKDTEKIHAFADNVDKVHKDCTISKVVAHSTGAVSGILSIVGLALAPLTMGATLPLLATGLGLGIAATVTNVSTSIVERVNTSSAETKTNQLLSRDLKRWKVIEDVLHKSKVHINLAKKLFISSLKIIGESLKFIKVIKGSPALTAQVKFFITNGRTFIRGSIQVPKTFGGVALTMAKGARIAGIVMSSIGLVIDVGFLVKESIHLHDGAKAESAEKLRQQAQELESTLEFVTEIHENLARGLDSLNPRVVQGPGTFAGCLRGSLLEEKRRETALMVLGVSNLAFPKLSTAREGWMQVADEGKERAWSLD